One region of Streptomyces davaonensis JCM 4913 genomic DNA includes:
- a CDS encoding alpha-mannosidase: MHDERRRIEERVERLHSQRIKPAIYAATAPLAVESWQAPGEPVPFEEAAAASYAPFAMDTPWGPPWGTTWFRMRGEVPAEWAGRRVEAVIDLGFVGDWPGNQAEALVHRPDGTPLKAVNPLNQYVPTANPAIGGESVDYLVEAASNPDILANGFAGPTPLGDVRTAGDRPLYTFRRADLAVLDEEVFHLDLDVQVLSELMRELGEHDPRRHEIAHALDRAMDLLDLDDVAGSAAAVREALRPALTKPAHASAHIISGVGHAHIDSAWLWPIRETKRKTSRTFSNVTALAEEYDDFIFACSQAQQYEWVRDHYPKVWARIQESVKKGQWAPVGGMWVEADGNLPGGEAVARQFIHGKRFFIEHFGIETKGVWLPDSFGYNAAYPQLAKLAGNEWFLTQKISWNQTNKFPHHTFWWEGIDGTRIFTHFPPIDTYNARFSGEEMSRAVRNYAEKGGATRSLAPFGWGDGGGGPTREIMERARRLADLEGSPKVVVEHPDDFFAKAREEYPDAPVWVGELYLELHRATYTTQARTKQGNRRSEHKLREAELWATTAALHAPGYAYPYEKLDRLWKTVLLHQFHDILPGSSIAWVHREAEAEYARVAGELEALIGEALQALGAGETRASGAAETRALNTSPFERREVVRGRDGDPRLVHVPASGSAPLAEAAPDHPVTVEDRALDNGLVRVELAEDGTLSSVHDHRARREVLAGQGNLLRLHTDLPNCWDAWDVDKHYRNRYTDLLDASEITVVDRDPLLGSIRVVRSFGNGSKITQTVTLRADSPRIDFETEIDWHETEKFLKAGFPIDIRAPHSSAEIQFGHVQRPTHTNTTWEAARFEVSGHRWVHLGEPGYGVAVINDSTYGHDISRTVREDGGTTTTVRLSLVRAPRVPDPEADQGKHRFTYALLPGATIEDAVAEGYALNLPLRLADTAAAPEPVISVDGKGVTVEAIKLADDRSGDVVVRLYESRGGRAQGTLRTGFPLTGAHVTDLLERPLSDAEITDDAVRIELRPFQILTLRLARG; encoded by the coding sequence CCTACGCCCCCTTCGCGATGGACACCCCCTGGGGCCCGCCCTGGGGCACCACCTGGTTCCGGATGCGCGGTGAGGTGCCCGCCGAATGGGCGGGCCGGCGCGTGGAGGCGGTCATCGACCTCGGCTTCGTCGGGGACTGGCCCGGCAACCAGGCCGAGGCCCTGGTCCACCGCCCCGACGGCACCCCGCTCAAGGCGGTCAACCCGCTCAACCAGTACGTGCCGACCGCCAACCCCGCGATCGGCGGGGAGAGCGTCGACTACCTGGTCGAGGCGGCCTCCAACCCCGACATCCTCGCGAACGGCTTCGCGGGCCCCACCCCGCTCGGCGACGTCCGCACCGCGGGCGACCGGCCCCTCTACACCTTCCGCCGCGCCGACCTCGCCGTCCTCGACGAGGAGGTCTTCCATCTCGACCTCGACGTGCAGGTGCTGAGCGAACTGATGCGGGAGCTGGGCGAGCACGACCCGCGCCGGCACGAGATCGCGCACGCCCTGGACCGGGCGATGGACCTCCTCGACCTGGACGACGTCGCCGGCTCGGCCGCCGCGGTGCGCGAGGCCCTGCGGCCCGCGCTGACCAAGCCCGCGCACGCCAGCGCCCACATCATCTCCGGGGTCGGCCACGCCCATATCGACTCCGCCTGGCTCTGGCCCATCCGCGAGACCAAGCGCAAGACGTCGAGGACCTTCTCCAACGTCACCGCGCTCGCCGAGGAGTACGACGACTTCATCTTCGCCTGCTCGCAGGCCCAGCAGTACGAGTGGGTGCGCGATCACTACCCCAAGGTGTGGGCGCGTATCCAGGAGTCGGTGAAGAAGGGGCAGTGGGCGCCGGTCGGCGGCATGTGGGTGGAGGCCGACGGCAATCTGCCCGGCGGCGAGGCCGTGGCCCGCCAGTTCATCCACGGCAAGCGGTTCTTCATCGAGCACTTCGGCATCGAGACCAAGGGCGTCTGGCTCCCGGACTCCTTCGGCTACAACGCCGCCTACCCGCAGCTCGCCAAGCTCGCCGGGAACGAGTGGTTCCTGACCCAGAAGATCTCCTGGAACCAGACCAACAAGTTCCCCCACCACACCTTCTGGTGGGAGGGCATCGACGGCACCCGCATCTTCACCCACTTCCCGCCCATCGACACCTACAACGCCCGCTTCAGCGGCGAGGAGATGTCCCGAGCGGTCCGCAACTACGCCGAGAAGGGCGGCGCCACCCGCTCGCTGGCACCCTTCGGCTGGGGCGACGGCGGTGGCGGACCCACCCGCGAGATCATGGAACGGGCCCGCAGGCTGGCGGACCTGGAGGGCTCGCCGAAGGTCGTCGTGGAACACCCGGACGACTTCTTCGCCAAGGCCCGCGAGGAGTACCCGGACGCCCCCGTCTGGGTCGGCGAGCTCTACCTGGAGCTGCACCGCGCCACCTACACCACCCAGGCCCGCACCAAGCAGGGCAACCGGCGCAGCGAACACAAGCTGCGCGAGGCGGAGTTGTGGGCGACGACGGCCGCGCTGCACGCGCCGGGCTACGCCTACCCGTACGAGAAGCTCGACCGGCTGTGGAAGACGGTGCTGCTGCACCAGTTCCACGACATCCTGCCGGGTTCGTCCATCGCCTGGGTGCACCGCGAGGCGGAGGCCGAATACGCGCGGGTGGCGGGGGAGTTGGAGGCCCTGATTGGCGAGGCGCTCCAGGCGCTCGGCGCGGGGGAGACCCGGGCGTCGGGGGCAGCGGAGACCCGGGCCCTCAACACCAGCCCCTTCGAGCGCCGCGAGGTGGTGCGCGGCAGGGACGGCGACCCCCGGTTGGTGCACGTGCCCGCGAGCGGCAGCGCCCCCCTCGCCGAAGCCGCACCGGACCACCCCGTCACCGTCGAGGACCGCGCCCTCGACAACGGCCTCGTCCGGGTCGAGCTGGCCGAGGACGGCACCCTGTCCTCCGTCCACGACCACCGCGCCCGCCGCGAAGTCCTCGCCGGCCAGGGCAACTTGCTCCGCCTCCACACCGACCTGCCCAACTGCTGGGACGCCTGGGACGTGGACAAGCACTACCGCAACCGGTACACGGACCTGCTGGACGCCTCGGAGATCACCGTCGTCGACCGGGACCCGCTGCTGGGCTCGATCCGGGTCGTGCGCTCGTTCGGCAACGGCTCGAAGATCACCCAGACCGTCACCCTGCGCGCCGACAGCCCCCGGATCGACTTCGAGACCGAGATCGACTGGCACGAGACGGAGAAGTTCCTCAAGGCGGGCTTCCCCATCGACATCCGTGCCCCGCACTCCTCCGCCGAGATCCAGTTCGGCCACGTCCAGCGGCCCACGCACACCAACACCACGTGGGAAGCCGCCCGTTTCGAGGTCTCCGGCCATCGCTGGGTGCACCTCGGCGAACCCGGCTACGGCGTCGCCGTCATCAATGACTCCACCTACGGCCACGACATCTCCCGCACGGTCCGCGAGGACGGCGGGACGACCACCACGGTCCGGCTCAGCCTGGTCCGCGCCCCGCGCGTCCCCGACCCCGAGGCCGACCAGGGCAAGCACCGGTTCACCTACGCCCTGCTCCCCGGCGCCACCATCGAGGACGCGGTCGCCGAGGGCTACGCCCTCAACCTGCCCCTGCGACTGGCGGACACGGCGGCGGCACCCGAGCCCGTGATCTCCGTCGACGGCAAGGGCGTGACCGTCGAGGCGATCAAGCTCGCCGACGACCGCTCCGGCGATGTCGTCGTACGGCTCTACGAGTCCCGCGGCGGCCGCGCCCAGGGCACCCTGCGCACCGGATTCCCCCTGACCGGCGCCCACGTCACGGATCTGCTCGAACGCCCCCTGTCCGACGCGGAGATCACCGACGACGCCGTACGGATCGAGCTCCGCCCGTTCCAGATCCTGACCCTCCGCCTGGCGAGGGGCTAG
- a CDS encoding sulfotransferase family protein, protein MRDSRKSVIGKGLRRRGRLMIQAVSPPRRTLNAIPAPRTEAAPTESSYVAPRAPRLVDSPVFVLSSVRSGSTLLRVLLNSHSRIRAPHEMHLRTVHVQLTRSFTADAMKALELDKTELEHLLWDRVMHLELTRSGKDVIVDKTPPNTLIWPRLHRCWPEARYILLLRHPGAIIASLTERRQDPDHAEILAEVLNYSEKLEEARQTLNVHVVTYEDLTAEPEKATRALCEYLGVEWESGMLDYGSKDHGRFRPQLGDWSSTIKSGRIQAARTADPTVELPPRLREIATAWGYEV, encoded by the coding sequence GTGCGAGACTCGCGTAAGTCTGTGATCGGCAAGGGCCTCAGGCGTCGGGGCAGGCTGATGATCCAGGCGGTGAGCCCGCCCCGCCGCACGCTGAACGCCATCCCGGCCCCCCGGACCGAGGCCGCGCCCACGGAGTCGTCCTACGTCGCCCCGCGCGCCCCGCGCCTGGTGGACTCCCCGGTGTTCGTGCTCTCCTCGGTGCGCTCCGGCTCGACCCTGCTGCGGGTCCTGCTCAACAGTCACAGCCGGATCCGCGCCCCGCACGAGATGCATCTGCGCACCGTCCACGTCCAGCTGACCCGCAGCTTCACCGCGGACGCGATGAAGGCGCTGGAGCTGGACAAGACCGAGCTGGAACACCTGCTGTGGGACCGGGTGATGCACCTGGAGCTGACCCGCAGCGGCAAGGACGTCATCGTCGACAAGACGCCGCCGAACACCCTCATCTGGCCCCGGCTGCACCGATGTTGGCCCGAGGCCCGCTACATCCTGCTGCTGCGCCACCCCGGCGCGATCATCGCCTCCCTCACCGAGCGCCGTCAGGACCCCGACCACGCGGAGATCCTGGCGGAGGTGCTCAACTACTCCGAGAAGCTGGAGGAGGCCCGCCAGACCCTGAACGTCCACGTGGTCACGTACGAGGACCTGACCGCGGAGCCGGAGAAGGCCACCCGCGCGCTGTGCGAGTACCTCGGCGTCGAGTGGGAGAGCGGCATGCTCGACTACGGCAGCAAGGACCACGGCAGGTTCCGCCCCCAGCTCGGTGACTGGAGCAGCACCATCAAGTCGGGCCGCATCCAGGCCGCCCGAACCGCCGACCCCACGGTCGAACTGCCGCCGCGGCTGAGGGAGATCGCGACGGCGTGGGGGTACGAGGTCTGA